A window of Christiangramia forsetii KT0803 contains these coding sequences:
- the eno gene encoding phosphopyruvate hydratase yields MSAILDIHARQIFDSRGNPTVEVDVYTENGIMGRAAVPSGASTGEHEAVELRDGGKDFMGKGVQKAVDNVNGEIADHLLGFSVFEQNLIDQTMIDLDGTPNKSKLGANAILGVSLAVAKAAANELNMPLYRYVGGVSANTLPVPMMNIINGGSHSDAPIAFQEFMIMPVMADSFSHALKMGTEIFHNLKNVLHDRGLSTAVGDEGGFAPTLDGTEDALDTILKAIEKAGYKPGKEVMIALDCAAAEFFVDGKYDYTKFEGDKGKVRTSEEQADYLAELASKYPIISIEDGMDENDWEGWKAVTDKIGDKVQLVGDDLFVTNVERLGRGIKESIANSILIKVNQIGTLTETIAAVNMAHNAGYTSVMSHRSGETEDNTIADLAVALNTGQIKTGSASRSDRMAKYNQLLRIEEELGDVAFYPQDKAFKIK; encoded by the coding sequence ATGAGCGCTATTTTAGATATTCACGCACGTCAGATTTTTGATTCAAGAGGAAACCCTACTGTAGAAGTAGATGTATATACAGAAAATGGAATTATGGGCCGTGCAGCGGTTCCTTCAGGAGCTTCCACGGGAGAACATGAGGCTGTTGAGCTTCGTGACGGAGGTAAGGATTTTATGGGAAAGGGAGTTCAGAAAGCTGTTGATAATGTAAATGGAGAGATCGCAGATCATTTATTGGGATTTTCAGTATTTGAACAAAACCTGATAGACCAGACAATGATAGATCTTGATGGAACTCCAAACAAATCTAAATTAGGGGCTAACGCCATTCTTGGGGTTTCTCTTGCTGTAGCCAAAGCAGCTGCGAACGAATTAAATATGCCTCTTTACAGATATGTAGGTGGAGTGAGTGCAAATACACTTCCGGTGCCTATGATGAATATCATTAATGGAGGTTCTCACAGTGATGCGCCTATCGCGTTTCAGGAATTTATGATCATGCCGGTAATGGCAGATAGCTTTTCCCATGCTTTGAAAATGGGAACTGAAATTTTTCATAATTTAAAGAATGTACTACACGATCGCGGTTTAAGTACAGCTGTTGGGGATGAAGGTGGTTTTGCCCCAACCCTTGATGGAACTGAAGATGCTTTAGATACTATTCTGAAAGCTATAGAAAAAGCGGGTTATAAGCCAGGGAAAGAAGTGATGATCGCTTTAGATTGTGCTGCAGCTGAATTTTTTGTAGACGGGAAATACGATTATACCAAATTTGAAGGAGATAAAGGGAAAGTAAGAACGAGCGAAGAACAGGCAGATTACCTTGCAGAACTTGCTTCAAAATATCCAATTATCTCTATTGAAGATGGAATGGATGAAAATGACTGGGAAGGTTGGAAAGCAGTTACCGATAAAATCGGGGATAAAGTTCAGTTGGTTGGTGATGACCTTTTCGTAACCAATGTGGAGCGTTTGGGAAGAGGAATTAAAGAAAGTATTGCAAATTCTATTTTGATCAAAGTAAATCAGATTGGAACGTTAACTGAAACTATTGCTGCGGTAAATATGGCTCATAATGCCGGGTACACTTCTGTAATGTCACACAGATCTGGAGAAACTGAAGATAATACGATTGCAGATCTTGCGGTGGCATTGAATACTGGCCAGATTAAAACAGGTTCTGCTTCCCGTAGTGATCGTATGGCTAAATACAATCAATTGTTAAGAATTGAGGAAGAACTTGGAGATGTAGCCTTCTATCCTCAGGATAAAGCATTCAAAATAAAGTAG
- the carA gene encoding glutamine-hydrolyzing carbamoyl-phosphate synthase small subunit, translating to MKYQAKRKAIILLEDGTIFYGKSVGNKEGSAVGEVCFNTGMTGYQEIFTDPSYYGQLMVTTNAHIGNYGTSERENESNTAKISGLICKNFSYTESRPASDRTLEEFLNENNIFAISDVDTRALVTYIRENGAMNAIISSDVTNIEGLKKQLAEVPNMNGLELASKVSTKEAYYFGDENATYRIAALDVGIKTNILRNLSERDAYIKVFPYNATYEEMKEWNPDGYFLSNGPGDPQPLESAINVTKTIIEKDHPLFGICLGHQIIAIANGIKTYKMHHGHRGINHPVKNMVSGKGEITSQNHGFSVDKDQTEAHPDVEVTHICLNDGTVGGLAMKNKNTFSVQYHPEASPGPHDASYLFDEFIDRIKSVKA from the coding sequence ATGAAATATCAGGCTAAACGTAAAGCGATCATCTTACTTGAAGATGGAACCATTTTTTATGGAAAATCAGTCGGAAATAAGGAAGGTAGCGCCGTAGGAGAAGTTTGTTTTAATACGGGAATGACAGGTTACCAGGAGATCTTTACAGATCCTTCTTATTATGGACAATTAATGGTGACCACCAATGCTCATATTGGTAATTATGGAACCAGTGAAAGGGAAAATGAATCCAATACTGCTAAAATATCGGGGCTTATCTGTAAGAATTTTAGTTATACAGAATCCAGGCCGGCATCAGATAGAACGCTGGAGGAGTTTCTGAATGAAAATAATATTTTCGCTATTTCAGATGTAGATACCAGGGCTTTGGTGACTTATATTAGAGAAAACGGTGCTATGAACGCTATAATTTCTTCTGATGTGACAAATATTGAAGGTCTTAAAAAACAATTGGCAGAAGTGCCAAATATGAACGGACTGGAATTGGCTTCTAAAGTTTCTACTAAAGAGGCGTACTACTTTGGTGATGAAAATGCGACCTACAGGATTGCAGCCTTGGATGTAGGTATTAAAACTAATATTCTTAGAAATCTCTCTGAAAGGGATGCCTATATAAAAGTGTTTCCTTACAATGCTACCTATGAAGAAATGAAAGAATGGAATCCTGATGGATACTTCCTTTCTAACGGACCTGGGGATCCGCAACCTTTGGAGAGTGCAATCAACGTTACAAAGACTATTATTGAAAAGGATCATCCCTTATTCGGAATCTGCCTTGGTCACCAGATTATAGCGATAGCAAACGGAATTAAAACCTATAAAATGCATCACGGACACCGAGGGATAAATCATCCTGTAAAGAATATGGTGAGTGGTAAAGGTGAAATCACGTCTCAAAATCACGGTTTTTCAGTAGACAAAGATCAAACTGAAGCACATCCTGATGTAGAAGTTACACATATATGTCTTAATGACGGTACAGTTGGAGGGTTGGCTATGAAAAACAAAAATACTTTTTCTGTGCAGTATCACCCGGAAGCAAGTCCTGGACCACATGATGCCAGTTACTTGTTTGATGAGTTTATAGATCGAATCAAATCAGTGAAAGCTTAG
- the rplQ gene encoding 50S ribosomal protein L17, translating to MRHGKKINHLGRQTAHRKAMLANMACSLIEHKRINTTVAKAKALKVFVEPLVTKCKNDTTHNRRLVFSKLRSKEAVSELFREVAPKVGDRPGGYTRVIKLGSRLGDAAEMALVELVDFNETYNVGEKPKKKKSTRRAGKKKTEDTASTAEPKEASAKETKKEEPKAKEPKAEEKKDDKKEE from the coding sequence ATGAGACACGGAAAGAAAATAAACCACTTAGGTAGACAAACTGCACATCGTAAAGCTATGCTTGCGAATATGGCATGTTCCCTAATTGAGCATAAACGTATCAATACAACGGTAGCTAAAGCTAAAGCTCTTAAAGTATTTGTAGAGCCTCTAGTTACTAAATGTAAGAACGATACTACTCACAACAGACGTCTTGTGTTTAGTAAGCTTAGAAGTAAAGAAGCTGTAAGCGAATTATTTCGTGAAGTAGCTCCTAAAGTAGGAGATCGCCCGGGAGGTTATACCAGAGTTATCAAACTTGGTAGTCGTCTTGGGGATGCTGCAGAAATGGCATTGGTAGAACTTGTAGACTTTAATGAAACCTACAATGTAGGAGAGAAGCCTAAGAAGAAAAAATCTACTCGTCGTGCTGGTAAGAAGAAGACTGAAGATACAGCTTCTACTGCCGAGCCTAAAGAAGCTTCTGCTAAAGAAACGAAAAAAGAAGAGCCTAAAGCTAAAGAGCCAAAGGCTGAAGAAAAAAAGGACGATAAAAAAGAGGAATAA
- a CDS encoding DNA-directed RNA polymerase subunit alpha: MAILNFQKPDKVIMIDSTDFEGKFEFRPLEPGYGLTVGNALRRVLLSSLEGFAITSVRIEGVDHEFSTIAGVVEDVTEIILNLKQVRFKRQIDEIDNESVTISVSGEEQLTAGHFQKFISGFQVLNPDQVICHMDKKVSLNMEITIEKGRGYVPAEENKKANAPLGTIFVDSIYTPIKNVKYSIENFRVEQKTDYEKLVFEIISDGSIHPKDALTEAAKTLIHHFMLFSDERITLEADEIAQTETYDEESLHMRQLLKTKLVDMDLSVRALNCLKAAEVDTLGDLVSYNKNDLMKFRNFGKKSLTELEELVSNKGLNFGMDLSKYKLDKD, encoded by the coding sequence ATGGCAATACTAAATTTTCAGAAGCCCGATAAAGTTATAATGATTGATTCAACCGATTTCGAAGGGAAATTTGAATTTCGCCCTTTGGAGCCTGGTTATGGATTAACTGTTGGTAACGCTTTAAGACGAGTGCTTTTATCTTCTTTGGAAGGTTTCGCGATCACTTCAGTAAGAATTGAAGGTGTAGATCACGAATTCTCTACCATTGCAGGTGTAGTGGAAGACGTAACTGAAATTATCCTGAATCTTAAACAAGTAAGATTCAAGAGACAAATCGATGAGATCGATAATGAATCGGTTACTATTTCGGTTTCAGGAGAAGAGCAATTAACTGCCGGTCACTTCCAGAAATTCATTTCAGGATTTCAGGTTCTTAATCCAGATCAGGTAATCTGTCACATGGATAAGAAAGTTAGCTTGAACATGGAGATCACTATCGAGAAAGGTAGAGGTTATGTTCCGGCTGAAGAAAACAAAAAAGCCAATGCTCCTCTAGGAACGATTTTCGTAGATTCTATTTACACTCCTATTAAGAATGTAAAATATAGTATCGAAAACTTTCGTGTTGAGCAGAAGACTGACTACGAAAAACTGGTATTTGAAATTATCAGTGATGGTTCTATTCATCCAAAAGATGCTTTAACCGAAGCAGCTAAGACACTTATACATCACTTCATGTTATTCTCTGATGAGCGTATCACTCTTGAAGCAGATGAAATTGCCCAAACTGAAACTTACGATGAAGAATCTCTTCATATGAGACAACTTCTTAAGACGAAGTTGGTAGATATGGATCTTTCAGTAAGAGCATTGAACTGTCTTAAAGCAGCTGAAGTTGATACTTTGGGAGACCTTGTTTCTTATAATAAGAACGATTTGATGAAGTTTAGAAATTTCGGTAAAAAATCACTTACTGAATTGGAAGAGCTTGTAAGCAATAAAGGTTTGAACTTTGGAATGGACCTTTCAAAATATAAATTAGATAAAGACTAG